A single region of the Bacillota bacterium genome encodes:
- the ytaF gene encoding sporulation membrane protein YtaF produces the protein MDFGTLLFFACAVSLDAFSAGLAYGLRQIRIPFGSLLVFGLVSMMTVGFSMFCGHLVARFLPVAWGERLGGALLFGIGLWWYLRGKKEKKGVGQQEEHTKTLARFRFASLAVIIQILEEPLYADFDASGTLSTAECIFLAFALSLDALGAGFGAALAGINGFLAVCLVGFFQQLFLLLGTWAGRSQSLSWLRFQGPLLASIVLCSLGLVRFFQAG, from the coding sequence ATGGATTTCGGAACCCTTCTCTTTTTTGCTTGTGCTGTGAGTTTAGATGCTTTTAGTGCCGGACTTGCCTACGGGTTGCGTCAAATCAGGATTCCTTTTGGCTCCCTTTTAGTCTTCGGACTGGTCTCGATGATGACCGTGGGGTTCTCGATGTTTTGCGGGCATTTGGTGGCGCGCTTCCTTCCGGTAGCTTGGGGGGAAAGATTGGGGGGTGCGCTCCTTTTCGGGATCGGCTTGTGGTGGTACCTGCGCGGGAAAAAGGAGAAAAAGGGAGTCGGGCAGCAGGAGGAGCATACAAAAACCCTGGCCAGGTTCCGGTTTGCATCCCTTGCCGTAATTATTCAGATTCTCGAAGAACCCCTTTACGCGGACTTTGACGCCTCCGGAACCCTGTCCACCGCAGAATGCATTTTCCTGGCCTTTGCGCTCTCTTTAGATGCGCTGGGCGCCGGTTTTGGTGCCGCCCTTGCAGGTATCAACGGTTTCCTTGCAGTTTGCCTGGTTGGCTTTTTTCAGCAATTGTTTCTTCTGCTTGGCACCTGGGCCGGGCGCTCCCAGTCTTTATCGTGGTTGCGGTTTCAGGGTCCGCTCCTGGCAAGCATCGTCTTATGTTCATTGGGGCTGGTCAGGTTTTTTCAAGCTGGCTAA
- the coaE gene encoding dephospho-CoA kinase (Dephospho-CoA kinase (CoaE) performs the final step in coenzyme A biosynthesis.) — translation MLVIGLTGGIASGKSLVSRQLRALGALVIDADQIAREVVQPGKPAYQSIVREFGKEVLNPDGSLNRQALGRLVFSDPKKLDKLNRITHPPIIAEIEKLFKIYRALFPEKVVALEAPLLYEAGLEKMVDEVWVVFVDFRTQLRRLMERDGLSEEEARRRIEAQLPLAEKVKRAHRVIDNGGSPEETERQVRKIWNEMIKFQ, via the coding sequence TTGCTGGTAATCGGATTAACGGGCGGGATTGCAAGCGGGAAAAGTCTTGTCAGCCGGCAACTCCGGGCATTAGGAGCCCTGGTCATTGATGCCGACCAGATTGCGCGGGAAGTAGTGCAGCCGGGTAAACCGGCTTATCAGTCGATTGTCCGGGAATTCGGAAAGGAAGTTTTAAATCCCGATGGCTCTTTAAACAGGCAGGCCCTGGGCCGGCTTGTTTTTTCTGATCCTAAAAAACTGGACAAGTTGAACCGGATCACCCATCCTCCGATTATTGCGGAAATCGAGAAGCTGTTTAAAATCTACCGCGCCCTCTTTCCTGAAAAAGTGGTTGCCCTGGAGGCTCCCCTTCTTTATGAAGCAGGATTGGAAAAGATGGTTGACGAAGTTTGGGTTGTCTTTGTAGATTTTCGGACCCAGTTACGGCGCCTCATGGAAAGAGACGGTTTAAGCGAAGAGGAGGCGCGCCGGAGGATTGAGGCGCAACTCCCACTTGCGGAAAAGGTGAAACGAGCGCACCGGGTGATCGATAACGGCGGCTCGCCGGAGGAGACCGAGCGGCAGGTAAGAAAAATTTGGAATGAAATGATCAAATTTCAATAA
- a CDS encoding lytic transglycosylase domain-containing protein: protein MVVLNLRHLRWYLVALLIISSILYFLQAKWFWKLFYPWPYRQEIMTSASRFQLDPHVLAALIRVESRFDPHAQSAAGARGLMQVMPNTAAWVARQIGLQDFHPDLLYQPEVNLLIGSWYLSHLLQEFQGNLPASLAAYNAGRGNVRAWLKTGQWKGTSDDLQRVPFPETQVYLRSVLRDYEIYKYLYGEEHLKGSRVRLGEIY, encoded by the coding sequence ATGGTCGTACTTAACCTCCGGCATCTCCGCTGGTATTTGGTGGCGTTGTTGATTATTTCCAGCATCCTCTATTTTCTCCAGGCAAAATGGTTCTGGAAACTTTTTTATCCCTGGCCCTATCGTCAAGAAATTATGACCTCTGCTTCCCGTTTTCAACTTGATCCTCATGTTCTTGCAGCTTTAATCCGGGTGGAAAGCAGGTTTGATCCTCATGCTCAATCTGCTGCAGGGGCGCGGGGTTTGATGCAGGTCATGCCGAATACGGCAGCCTGGGTGGCTCGCCAGATTGGCTTGCAAGATTTTCATCCAGACCTCCTCTACCAACCTGAGGTTAATCTGCTGATTGGAAGCTGGTACCTGTCTCATTTATTGCAAGAGTTTCAAGGGAATCTCCCCGCGAGCCTTGCTGCCTATAACGCAGGGAGGGGAAACGTGAGAGCGTGGTTAAAAACAGGCCAGTGGAAAGGGACGAGCGACGACCTGCAACGGGTACCCTTCCCTGAGACCCAGGTTTATCTCAGGTCTGTCCTGCGTGATTACGAAATATATAAATACTTGTACGGCGAGGAACACTTAAAAGGATCTCGAGTCAGATTAGGCGAAATTTATTGA
- a CDS encoding nicotinate phosphoribosyltransferase: MEGFFVDSLAEVARLKKDPRRRFYSATPEEILGGATTDIYFVRTYEILSHLGLLDTPVLAEIFCRREGIFAGGEEVLGLLKGKQVSVWALPEGSPMQQKEVVMRIRGPYREFGLYETPILGFLASSSGWATAAREVKDAAAGKQVLCFGARHVHPAVAPVMERAALIGGCDSASCILAARLTGREPQGTMPHAMILIAGDTVEAAEAYHRFMPPDAPRTVLVDTFKDEAEEALRVARALGRSLTAVRLDTPGERGGVTPELVKEVRARLDQAGFSHVRILVSGGLTPERIRALNEAGADAFGVGSYISGAPPVDMTLDLKEVNGKPWTKRGRIPGETPNPRLVQIK, from the coding sequence ATGGAAGGGTTTTTCGTTGATTCCCTTGCTGAGGTAGCCAGGCTAAAAAAGGATCCAAGGCGTAGGTTCTATTCCGCAACGCCGGAGGAAATCCTGGGCGGGGCGACAACTGATATTTATTTTGTTCGCACTTACGAGATCTTGTCTCATTTGGGATTGCTGGATACGCCCGTATTGGCTGAAATTTTTTGTCGCAGAGAAGGGATTTTTGCTGGCGGAGAAGAGGTGTTGGGACTTTTAAAAGGGAAGCAAGTAAGTGTTTGGGCGCTTCCGGAAGGAAGCCCGATGCAGCAGAAAGAGGTTGTGATGCGAATTAGGGGTCCCTACAGAGAATTCGGCCTGTACGAGACGCCAATCCTTGGTTTCCTTGCAAGTTCTTCGGGCTGGGCAACGGCGGCCCGGGAGGTGAAGGATGCGGCCGCAGGAAAGCAGGTGCTCTGCTTTGGAGCGCGTCACGTCCATCCCGCTGTGGCGCCGGTCATGGAAAGGGCGGCTTTGATCGGTGGGTGTGATAGCGCGAGTTGCATCCTGGCGGCCAGACTCACCGGCCGGGAACCGCAAGGGACGATGCCTCATGCCATGATTTTAATTGCAGGAGATACCGTAGAAGCAGCGGAGGCTTACCACCGGTTTATGCCCCCGGACGCCCCGCGCACTGTTCTTGTTGATACTTTTAAAGATGAGGCCGAAGAAGCGCTGCGGGTTGCCCGGGCCCTAGGCAGAAGCTTAACCGCAGTTCGCCTGGACACCCCCGGGGAGCGGGGCGGCGTAACCCCGGAACTGGTCAAGGAAGTAAGGGCACGCCTCGATCAAGCGGGTTTCAGCCACGTTCGCATTCTTGTTTCCGGGGGGCTTACTCCTGAGCGGATCCGGGCCCTAAATGAAGCCGGGGCGGATGCTTTCGGGGTTGGAAGCTATATTTCAGGGGCTCCCCCAGTTGATATGACCCTGGATTTAAAAGAAGTGAACGGTAAACCCTGGACAAAAAGGGGCAGGATCCCCGGGGAAACCCCCAATCCTCGCCTGGTACAAATAAAGTAA
- a CDS encoding peptide ABC transporter substrate-binding protein: MGKGFRFWTSFLVIFSLVSTLVYLAFQMTGREGTVSVQIGKIPASLDPSQACGPEERLINAALYESLLDYDPEGRVYEGVLAEKWEVAREGRLYTFFLRKDLRFHNGLPVTAGDVKFSWERLLEPGNSGNYGYLLQNVVGAGEKLKGSAREVKGLEVVDPFTFRVFLKEPDWTFPAVASSPALAVVNQKVIRQYGPAYGSSGSPVVGTGPFYLASWGPEKIVLRRNWRYFREKPRFKTVEFLVMEKPQEARRFFEDGKIDILAGVPPQFALNLKEKEKGKEGKPGVAVMEKPVLALYFLGFNLEQAPFGKNRELRQAIDRALDKERITGELLGAGGRALEGFLPPELFAGQGIEVSRKVNTGRQEALRLLARAGFPYGSRLPSLVFAYNDSPGHEFLARFLQDQLGQVGIDLEVKKIPWQKFQSELHAGAYPFFRLGWEADYPEAGNFLYYNFASGEIGRNNYTGYRNSTLDVLLEKARREKNPDHRARIYRDAEDIILSDVPVIPLFQRVVVFVYRENLEGLSVNLLGRIDFRHLRRTSRY, translated from the coding sequence ATGGGGAAGGGGTTTCGGTTCTGGACAAGCTTTCTCGTTATTTTTTCCCTTGTGTCGACCCTGGTGTATCTTGCCTTTCAAATGACGGGAAGAGAAGGAACAGTTTCCGTACAAATCGGTAAAATCCCGGCCTCTCTCGATCCCAGCCAGGCGTGTGGCCCTGAGGAGAGGCTGATTAACGCCGCTCTTTACGAAAGTTTACTGGATTATGACCCGGAAGGGCGGGTTTACGAGGGTGTTTTGGCCGAAAAGTGGGAGGTTGCCCGGGAAGGTCGACTCTATACCTTTTTTTTGCGAAAAGACTTGAGGTTTCATAACGGGCTTCCGGTTACGGCCGGTGATGTCAAATTTAGTTGGGAGAGGCTCCTCGAACCAGGTAATTCCGGTAATTATGGCTATTTACTTCAAAATGTCGTAGGTGCCGGAGAAAAATTAAAAGGAAGTGCCCGGGAGGTCAAGGGACTGGAAGTGGTTGATCCTTTTACGTTCCGGGTGTTTTTGAAAGAGCCGGATTGGACCTTTCCTGCCGTCGCGAGCAGTCCTGCGCTGGCAGTGGTTAACCAAAAAGTTATCCGGCAGTACGGCCCGGCCTACGGCAGCTCCGGTTCACCCGTTGTGGGTACGGGGCCTTTTTATCTGGCAAGTTGGGGGCCGGAGAAAATTGTACTCCGGAGAAACTGGCGGTATTTCAGGGAAAAACCCCGATTTAAAACCGTGGAGTTTCTCGTAATGGAAAAGCCGCAGGAAGCGCGGCGTTTCTTTGAAGACGGGAAAATCGACATTTTAGCAGGGGTTCCTCCCCAGTTTGCTCTTAATTTAAAAGAGAAAGAAAAAGGTAAAGAGGGCAAACCGGGTGTTGCGGTTATGGAAAAGCCGGTACTTGCTCTTTATTTTTTAGGCTTTAATCTGGAGCAGGCTCCTTTTGGAAAAAACCGGGAGTTGCGGCAGGCAATTGACCGCGCCCTTGATAAAGAAAGAATCACCGGGGAACTGCTGGGAGCAGGGGGGAGGGCATTAGAAGGATTTTTACCTCCGGAGCTTTTCGCCGGGCAGGGAATAGAGGTAAGCAGAAAAGTGAATACGGGACGTCAGGAGGCCCTGCGACTTTTAGCCAGGGCGGGTTTTCCGTATGGCTCGCGCCTTCCTTCTCTGGTCTTTGCCTATAACGACAGCCCCGGTCACGAGTTTCTGGCGCGCTTCCTGCAGGACCAGTTGGGGCAGGTTGGGATCGATCTTGAAGTGAAAAAAATTCCCTGGCAGAAGTTTCAGAGTGAATTACACGCCGGAGCGTATCCCTTTTTCCGGTTGGGTTGGGAGGCCGATTATCCCGAGGCAGGCAATTTTCTTTATTATAATTTCGCCAGCGGGGAAATAGGCCGGAATAATTACACCGGTTACCGGAATAGCACCCTCGACGTCCTCTTGGAAAAGGCCCGGAGAGAGAAAAACCCCGACCACCGCGCGAGGATTTACCGGGACGCTGAAGATATTATTCTTTCTGATGTTCCGGTTATACCCCTCTTCCAGCGGGTTGTCGTCTTTGTTTACAGGGAAAATCTTGAAGGGTTAAGCGTCAATCTTTTAGGCAGGATCGATTTCCGACACCTCCGGAGAACCTCCCGTTATTAA
- a CDS encoding zinc ribbon domain-containing protein: protein MPTYEFICKGCGNRFSLFTTIAGRARACCPSCQGSDLQQVFKGVMFVKGNSSGGQSSSSSGGGGCSRTSCSGCAGC, encoded by the coding sequence ATGCCAACTTACGAATTTATTTGCAAGGGCTGCGGCAATCGCTTTTCTCTCTTTACTACAATTGCCGGGCGTGCCAGGGCATGCTGTCCCTCGTGCCAGGGCAGCGATTTGCAGCAGGTATTTAAAGGCGTAATGTTTGTCAAGGGGAATTCAAGCGGAGGTCAGAGCAGCAGTTCTTCAGGCGGCGGTGGCTGCTCGCGGACGAGTTGCAGCGGTTGCGCAGGCTGTTAA
- a CDS encoding 4Fe-4S binding protein, which translates to MEQKWKPNVYENDRGTFAVFPELCKGCGLCIEKCPTQVIEWSKELAFNGSPTIEPRMTGCIVCGTCQTVCPDAAIAIFRHDKKNPPAGEPRTTAAPTR; encoded by the coding sequence ATGGAGCAAAAGTGGAAGCCGAATGTCTATGAAAATGACCGGGGGACTTTTGCAGTTTTTCCCGAATTATGCAAAGGATGCGGGCTCTGCATTGAAAAGTGCCCGACACAAGTAATTGAGTGGTCTAAGGAACTGGCCTTCAACGGTTCCCCGACCATCGAACCTCGTATGACAGGCTGCATCGTCTGCGGTACCTGTCAAACTGTTTGCCCTGATGCGGCAATCGCGATTTTTCGCCACGATAAAAAGAACCCTCCTGCAGGCGAACCCCGCACTACTGCCGCTCCCACCCGGTAA
- a CDS encoding HEPN domain-containing protein, giving the protein MVEEKKVPGFFDLLSPADLPWPFGKHKPRPKKGEAAYCVRDAQKDWNQALEMYQKGQYDQTTLLIRQAIEKLLKAHYPGLLGELIPAENNLLALAKKVFPNLPADIRDAFAFLNPHYTLVRSVYDRDFTDEIMQRARLIVNWILRNSSACSSFDPDAVPLQGPSRRKNNRFI; this is encoded by the coding sequence ATGGTAGAAGAAAAAAAGGTACCCGGTTTTTTTGATCTCCTGAGTCCGGCGGACCTGCCCTGGCCCTTTGGAAAACATAAACCTCGTCCTAAAAAAGGAGAGGCCGCCTACTGCGTAAGAGATGCCCAGAAAGACTGGAACCAGGCGCTCGAAATGTACCAGAAAGGCCAGTATGATCAAACTACCCTGCTCATTCGGCAGGCCATAGAAAAGCTCTTAAAGGCACACTACCCGGGTTTATTAGGGGAATTAATTCCGGCCGAAAACAATCTTCTCGCTCTCGCGAAAAAAGTCTTCCCCAACTTACCTGCTGATATCCGCGATGCCTTTGCTTTTTTAAATCCCCATTATACCCTGGTAAGAAGTGTTTATGACCGCGACTTTACAGATGAGATAATGCAAAGGGCACGCTTAATTGTGAACTGGATTTTAAGGAATAGCTCTGCCTGCAGTTCCTTCGATCCTGATGCAGTACCCTTACAGGGCCCGTCAAGACGCAAAAACAACCGTTTTATTTAA
- the gltX gene encoding glutamate--tRNA ligase: MNEIRVRFAPSPTGSLHIGGARTALFNWLFARRNGGHFILRIDDTDLARSTSESAREIVSALRWLGLDWDEGPGVGGSYGPYFQSERLNLYNETVQRLLERGFAYYCYCTPEELAARRQQALSGGKAPRYDGRCRELSLEERIKMEKEGRRPVVRLKIPDTGVTVVHDLIRGDVSFAHEVLDDFIIMKSNGVPTYNFASVVDDIGMKITHVLRAEEHLSNTPRQILVFEALDRPLPVFAHLPMILAPDRSKLSKRHGATSVEEFREQGYLPEALLNYLALLGWSPEGEVELLSLTEIASQFSLERVGKTAAIYDVKKLTWMNGHYLNEIDLERVAKMAIPFLQKKKLIPEDITGSLYQYILKVVGAVRTRVKTLEEVADAAAYFFFDDFSYEEKGVKKYFKKPGVVELLETAGRRLKELESFDLQSVEEAYRSLSAELGIGTGEIIHPTRLALTGRTMGPGLFDIMVILGKQKTLQRLARAVKFLKTQQEVSPSPTS, encoded by the coding sequence ATGAACGAAATCCGGGTACGCTTTGCACCAAGCCCGACGGGGAGTTTGCACATTGGGGGCGCCCGAACCGCCCTTTTTAATTGGCTTTTCGCGCGCCGCAACGGAGGGCATTTCATCCTTAGAATCGATGATACAGATCTTGCCCGCTCCACTTCTGAATCTGCCCGGGAGATCGTTTCTGCTCTCAGGTGGTTAGGGCTTGACTGGGACGAGGGGCCGGGGGTAGGGGGTTCCTATGGTCCTTATTTTCAATCCGAGCGCTTAAATTTATACAACGAGACGGTTCAACGCCTGCTGGAAAGAGGGTTCGCGTATTACTGCTACTGTACTCCTGAAGAGCTTGCGGCGCGCCGGCAGCAGGCCTTAAGTGGAGGGAAAGCGCCGCGTTACGATGGTCGCTGCCGGGAACTGTCACTTGAAGAGCGAATAAAAATGGAAAAAGAAGGACGCCGTCCTGTGGTCCGGCTCAAGATTCCCGATACCGGGGTGACGGTGGTGCACGACCTCATCAGGGGGGACGTTTCTTTTGCCCATGAGGTTCTTGATGATTTTATCATTATGAAATCAAATGGAGTCCCAACGTATAATTTTGCGTCTGTTGTAGATGATATTGGAATGAAAATTACTCATGTTCTCAGAGCCGAAGAACACCTTTCCAATACACCGCGCCAGATTCTGGTTTTTGAGGCACTTGACCGGCCGCTTCCCGTTTTCGCCCATCTTCCTATGATTCTGGCTCCTGACCGGAGTAAACTCAGCAAGCGACACGGCGCAACTTCAGTGGAAGAATTTCGGGAACAAGGGTATCTCCCCGAGGCCCTGCTGAATTATCTCGCCCTCCTGGGCTGGTCGCCGGAAGGAGAGGTCGAACTCCTCTCTTTAACTGAAATAGCATCCCAGTTCTCGCTTGAACGGGTAGGGAAAACGGCGGCAATTTACGATGTCAAAAAACTTACCTGGATGAACGGTCACTATTTAAATGAAATAGACTTGGAACGAGTTGCAAAAATGGCAATTCCTTTTTTGCAAAAGAAGAAGTTAATTCCGGAGGACATCACCGGCTCCCTCTATCAATACATTCTTAAAGTTGTCGGGGCTGTCCGGACGCGGGTGAAGACCCTGGAGGAGGTGGCGGATGCCGCGGCATACTTTTTCTTCGATGATTTTTCGTACGAGGAGAAGGGTGTCAAAAAGTACTTTAAAAAGCCCGGGGTGGTGGAGTTATTAGAAACCGCCGGACGGCGGCTTAAAGAACTTGAATCTTTTGACCTTCAAAGTGTTGAGGAAGCCTACCGGAGTTTAAGCGCAGAGCTCGGTATTGGGACGGGGGAGATCATTCATCCGACCCGGCTCGCGCTTACGGGGCGGACGATGGGGCCCGGTCTTTTCGACATTATGGTAATTCTAGGAAAACAAAAAACCCTGCAAAGACTTGCGCGGGCTGTTAAATTTTTAAAAACCCAGCAGGAAGTGAGCCCTTCCCCTACTTCTTGA
- a CDS encoding rhomboid family intramembrane serine protease, producing MIPLRDSTRTRRFPFMNVALIALNILIFFKEITLTEPELNRFFYVFGVIPARVEAQLAAGAPLLPLALPFITAMFLHGNWFHIIGNMLYLWVFGDNVEDRLGHIPYLIFYLLVGTIGSIAHIIANPGSQVPIIGASGAIAGVLGAYFLTFPHARILTLVPLFFFITIIEVPALFFLLFWFLIQLLNGIGTAGLNANPVAWWAHIGGFLAGAVLIKLFPDPRR from the coding sequence ATGATCCCTTTACGCGACAGCACCCGGACCCGGCGTTTTCCATTTATGAACGTAGCTCTCATAGCTTTAAATATCCTTATTTTTTTCAAAGAGATTACCCTCACCGAGCCGGAACTCAACCGTTTTTTCTACGTTTTTGGAGTAATCCCCGCAAGAGTGGAGGCCCAGCTTGCAGCAGGCGCCCCGCTTTTACCTCTTGCTCTCCCCTTTATTACAGCCATGTTTCTTCATGGTAACTGGTTTCACATTATTGGAAACATGCTCTACCTGTGGGTTTTCGGGGATAACGTAGAAGACCGCCTGGGGCACATCCCTTATCTCATTTTTTATCTTTTAGTAGGGACAATTGGGAGTATCGCGCACATAATTGCAAACCCCGGCTCGCAGGTTCCGATCATCGGGGCAAGCGGAGCAATTGCCGGGGTCCTGGGAGCGTATTTTCTTACTTTCCCCCACGCCCGGATTTTAACCCTCGTTCCCCTCTTCTTTTTTATTACAATAATTGAAGTACCCGCCCTTTTTTTCCTCCTTTTCTGGTTTCTTATTCAACTTCTTAACGGCATCGGAACCGCCGGGTTAAACGCAAACCCGGTAGCCTGGTGGGCGCATATCGGCGGGTTTCTCGCCGGGGCGGTTTTAATCAAATTGTTCCCTGATCCCCGGCGATAA
- the mnmG gene encoding tRNA uridine-5-carboxymethylaminomethyl(34) synthesis enzyme MnmG, translating to MPEEYAAGNYDVIVIGGGHAGCEAALAAARMGCRVLLLTLNLDYVALMPCNPAVGGPGKAHLVREVDALSGEMGINTDKTFLQMRMLNTAKGPAVRALRAQVDKKAYQREMLKTLLEEANLDLKQGVAERILVSGERVSGVVTQTGARFNTRAIVLTTGTYLKGRIIIGDLTYPGGPNGQLAPGELAASLRDLGFELARFKTGTPPRVDRKSVDFSKMIIQPGDDEPLYFSYLSQKEKRPQLPCWLTHSNERTHAIVRANLPRAPLFSGIIEGVGPRYCPSFEDKVVRFPERRGHQVFLEPEGWETDEMYVQGMNTSLPEDVQLAALRTMLGLENVEIMRAGYAIEYDCLIPAQLEPTLQTKSIEGLFTAGQLNGTSGYEEAAAQGIIAGINAALSVQEKDPLILKRSEAYIGVLIDDLVTKGIREPYRILTSRAEYRLLLRQDNADLRLTEIGRRVGLVSDERYRVFQKKVQLLEREMAWLERTSIKPVPEVQEYLTKKGSVPLKGGVTLKELLKRPEISYRDLILLSGAEREVPAEIAEQLEIQVRFAGYLEKQEAHVARLEKLENKRLPADFDYAQMRGLSREARDKLSQVKPRTLGQASRIPGVTPADISVLLIHLEKRRRGQP from the coding sequence ATGCCCGAAGAATATGCGGCGGGAAATTACGACGTCATCGTCATCGGAGGAGGTCATGCCGGGTGCGAAGCAGCACTGGCTGCCGCAAGAATGGGATGCCGGGTTCTTTTGCTCACCTTGAATTTAGACTATGTTGCATTAATGCCCTGCAATCCTGCAGTTGGAGGACCCGGAAAAGCTCATCTGGTCCGCGAGGTTGACGCCCTAAGCGGGGAAATGGGGATTAACACCGATAAAACTTTCCTCCAGATGCGAATGCTCAATACCGCGAAGGGCCCCGCGGTCCGCGCCCTGCGCGCCCAGGTTGATAAAAAGGCATACCAGCGCGAAATGCTCAAAACCCTCCTCGAGGAGGCAAATCTCGATTTAAAACAGGGAGTTGCCGAAAGGATCCTGGTATCAGGAGAACGGGTTTCAGGGGTTGTCACACAAACGGGTGCCCGGTTCAACACTCGTGCCATTGTGTTGACAACGGGAACATATCTCAAAGGAAGGATTATCATCGGAGATCTGACATACCCGGGGGGGCCTAACGGGCAGTTGGCACCGGGTGAACTCGCCGCATCATTACGCGATTTAGGTTTTGAACTCGCTCGTTTTAAGACGGGGACCCCACCGCGTGTAGACAGAAAAAGTGTTGATTTTTCAAAGATGATTATCCAACCCGGGGACGATGAGCCCCTCTACTTTTCGTATCTCTCGCAAAAGGAAAAACGCCCGCAGTTGCCCTGCTGGTTGACTCACAGCAACGAGCGGACCCATGCGATCGTGCGGGCGAACCTGCCCCGGGCACCGTTATTTTCAGGGATCATTGAGGGAGTAGGGCCCCGTTACTGCCCTTCCTTTGAGGACAAGGTCGTCCGGTTCCCGGAACGCAGGGGCCACCAGGTCTTTCTTGAGCCGGAAGGATGGGAAACAGATGAAATGTATGTCCAGGGGATGAATACAAGTCTCCCGGAAGATGTCCAGTTAGCGGCCTTAAGGACCATGCTTGGACTGGAAAACGTGGAAATCATGCGTGCGGGTTATGCCATCGAATACGACTGCTTGATTCCTGCCCAGTTAGAGCCCACCCTGCAAACAAAAAGCATTGAGGGTCTTTTTACGGCCGGTCAGCTTAACGGAACCTCGGGTTACGAGGAGGCGGCTGCGCAGGGAATTATTGCGGGCATTAATGCCGCGCTGTCTGTTCAGGAAAAAGATCCCCTGATTTTAAAGCGTTCCGAGGCCTATATCGGTGTTCTGATTGACGATCTCGTTACTAAGGGCATCCGGGAGCCTTACCGGATTTTAACTTCCCGTGCCGAATACAGGTTGCTCCTGCGGCAGGATAACGCAGATTTGCGTCTGACGGAAATCGGGCGCCGGGTTGGGCTTGTTTCCGATGAGCGCTACCGCGTTTTTCAGAAAAAAGTGCAGCTTTTGGAACGAGAAATGGCATGGCTGGAGCGGACCAGTATTAAACCTGTGCCGGAGGTACAAGAGTATTTAACTAAGAAAGGAAGTGTTCCCCTGAAAGGTGGGGTGACACTGAAAGAGCTTTTGAAGCGGCCGGAAATAAGTTACCGGGATTTAATTTTATTAAGTGGAGCGGAAAGAGAAGTTCCCGCAGAGATTGCTGAACAACTGGAGATTCAAGTCAGGTTTGCCGGTTATTTGGAGAAACAGGAGGCACACGTGGCCCGGCTGGAAAAGCTGGAAAATAAACGGTTGCCCGCGGATTTCGATTACGCTCAAATGCGGGGGCTTTCGCGCGAGGCCCGGGATAAGTTAAGCCAGGTTAAGCCGCGCACCCTTGGACAGGCATCCCGCATCCCTGGCGTGACACCTGCCGATATTTCTGTTTTGTTGATTCACCTTGAGAAACGCCGTCGGGGCCAGCCCTGA
- a CDS encoding FeoB small GTPase domain-containing protein yields MECCREHSCRKRGGWQWHWRRRKSAVPVKEEHGIKKIVLIGTPNVGKSMLFHRLTGTYVTISNYPGTTVEIFRGRGAFEDQICEVIDTPGMYSLLPVTEEERVTRALLFAEHPEVILHVIDAKNLEKMLHLTLQLLEAELPVILVINMVDEAEELGIKIDFARLQEDLGIPVVATAASKGWGIELLRKKIVEYIAKHGLRERVV; encoded by the coding sequence ATGGAATGCTGTCGCGAACATTCGTGCCGGAAACGGGGCGGGTGGCAGTGGCATTGGAGACGCCGGAAAAGCGCCGTACCAGTTAAGGAAGAGCACGGAATCAAAAAAATTGTTTTAATCGGCACTCCTAATGTAGGAAAGAGCATGCTTTTTCACCGCCTTACGGGAACATACGTTACAATTTCGAATTACCCGGGTACCACGGTAGAGATTTTTCGAGGACGCGGTGCTTTTGAGGATCAAATTTGCGAGGTTATTGATACCCCGGGGATGTATTCCCTTCTCCCGGTGACCGAGGAGGAGCGGGTAACACGCGCTCTTTTGTTCGCTGAACACCCCGAAGTTATCCTTCACGTAATCGATGCCAAGAATTTAGAAAAAATGCTCCATCTGACCCTGCAATTGCTGGAGGCGGAGCTCCCGGTGATCCTGGTGATCAATATGGTGGATGAAGCTGAAGAGCTCGGAATTAAAATTGATTTTGCGCGATTGCAAGAGGACCTGGGTATTCCTGTTGTGGCTACTGCAGCCAGTAAGGGTTGGGGGATCGAACTTTTGCGCAAAAAGATTGTTGAATATATTGCAAAGCATGGTTTAAGGGAAAGGGTGGTTTAG